The sequence below is a genomic window from Oreochromis niloticus isolate F11D_XX linkage group LG3, O_niloticus_UMD_NMBU, whole genome shotgun sequence.
cagcgagtcaatccagtccagAAAACAAGGAactgttttcctttaaaatgatgacgtcatcttgctggtgatggatacTCGAATAGGTTGCGCatgagactccattatcagcaatatctggtatgaatgtgtgtgaatgtatgcATGTAACTGGACTGACGACTAAAAGTTTTAACTGACTTGAGACTGAGATAAAGACTGCACCAACTTTAGGATTAATAAATGTCGACAGACAATTCACCCAGCCTGTGAAGGAAAGGGTGGATGTTTTGTCTTGCCTTGTTTTTGTAGGAAGATAACAGAGACTGGAGGGGGAGAAtgtagcttcacatgagagtgtggagcCGCAGACTTAACCCTTTggttgctaattttgagttaCTGATGTTTGCATTAAGAAAATTGTGTTGTATTAGCTGTGTTTCCATTGAAGGCATTACATTATATCCACCTTAAAAATGTTGGGGAATGTCAAAGGCTACAGTGAAGGAAAGGTTTGATTTTACTAATGACTGAACATGTTATTATTAACCATAGCAGGCCACTGTAAAAAGTCAATTAACTTTTATAGAGAAAAAGCCAAaactttaataatatgtatgaaTAACAGGGAAATGGAAAACTTCACATTCAGAATAGAGATATGTAATAACAAACACTGGTCCATGTAAATTAGGTTCTTTCTTGAAACGGTCAGGAATTTAAAAGGTAGAATATAGCCAGCAGGGTCATATGATAGGATGGGGTACTGCAAAAGAACAAGAGCAAAGTGAAGAAAGAAAACTTATTGTGTTTAGTGTATTTTATAACTTTCTTTtgataaattcaaattaaaaggTACCACTACACTCAGAGGATTAATAtgaaatcatccatccatccattcgcttccgcttatccttttcagggtcgcagggggcgctggagcctatcccagctgtcatagggcgagaggcggggtacaccctggacaggtcgccagtctgtcgtagggctaacacacagggacagacaaccattcgcactcacattcacacctagtggtaatttggattatccaattaacctatccccacaagctgcatgtctttggacggtggaaggaagccagagtacccggagagaacccacgcaaacacggggagaacatgcaaattccacacagaaagaccccggcctgatggtggaattgaactcaggaccttcttgctgtgccgCAACAGTggtaaccaccgtgccaccgtgctgatATATGCAAATTCTGTATGAAGTACATGACTGATGACTGTTCTGTCCTGAGCTTTTGTTTCCTATAGCACCCACTTGACCACACCAACAGCTTTTCGCCGCCAAAGGAGGGAAATTGCGAATATTTGAGGGAGAAATATCAAAAGTGAGAAAGGTAAGCCCCGATGGGGGTGATAAAACCATAGATTTGATTTGAATTCTTATAATTTGACTCCAAACATAAAATTTCTCCAaaactgtgttgttgttgtaaattTAGTTTGTGTTGCATCTGATATGCGCTAACATAGAAGTCATTATACATGGGGTCCACtcgttaaagggggacagagggccttAGATTTAAGAAGAAGCAATGGACCTCGCAAAACTGGATTATGAGGTGTAGGTGGGAATTGTAAGGGGGAATTGTAAGATTATTATATTGTGAAACTAGATTGTGaaatattatgtagttttagtttgcattattctcctgaattagaagaaggtgataactattacatttgttGAACTGATTTGcattacattagactgctgatttattgtgattgaatgatattgttttatgatgcattatatggctgagttataagaaatactgcTTTCAGAGAGTCATGATCTTATTTGGCTGATTAGAAGAGAGCAGAATATACTGGAGATGTTTTCTGCCCCATCCCAGCAGGAGCAGATAAACAGGGAGTCAAGGTCAtagcttaggcgccgtgtgagagaaagaatgtgaatgtttaggcttttatgactaagtgggggccactagaggctataagagttTGAGCAATGctccaccattttgagatcTTATGCTGTCTGCATGCAGTGttcatctcccacacgtgtgttcattaaaatcatcgtttgactcaacccggccggaccagtgttgttattttggttttccactTGTATCCATTCCCAATATTTTGAACTCGTGACAGCAGCCTCTCATCTCTGCCCCCGAGTCTGACCCCTCTGTCTCGATCCCTTGCTCTGCTGTTTTTGACCAGTTTGAGCCTGTGACCCTTTCTTCTTTAGAGGATGTGTTTGGCCATCTGAGGTCCTCTGGTTCTCCAAATGACCCTGTCCCGCCATTGTTTTTTAAGGAGATTTTGCCTAGCATAGGGCAGGCTGTTCTTACTATTATCATTAAATTAGACACTCAAATTAGGGCTACTGTCAAGTCCACTTTTTATCATTCAAGGCGTTTGGCAAAGATAAGACCTATTTTATCCAGGCCTCATTTTGAATAAGTATCCATGCTTCTGTTTCATACAGAGTAAGTACACACCTCAGTTTATTTTTTGGATgttttacaatataaaaaagACATAACTTCAAATACTGTAAAGATCCAATACCTGATTTAAAAATTATGTATTATCCAATGTCACTAAGGCGTCCTTACCTTTAAACATAACCTCGCTCCAAAGTATCCTTGGTCGAGTTGCTCTGTGTGTCTATATGTATGAATGtatatgaatgttagatagaaagcacttaccTGGAGGAAGTGCTTTTTtgaatgtgtgaatgaggcaagttgtataaagcactttgagttcTCAGAATAGAAAAGCGTTATATAAGAaccaggccatttaccatgtctgAGTAAAATTAtctcacacttttttttctccctgggAAATGCAGCAGCTGTACCTTTTGCAAGCAGACACACTGtgacaaactacacacaaacagtttgtgtgtttgtactgATTTCTTGAGCGCTTCAGTTGACACAGATATACAGTCTGAAACAAGCAGACGCAACAAACAGTTTACTTTCAACTACGTTGTATTTTAAACGTCTGGTGAAAGAGTTTCAAATGTATTCATATTAACtggtctttattttatttatatatgttctGTTTGTTCAAGACATTTAGCATCTCGTTTGTTTGGCGACAAAGATTTTAAATGAGCAAGAAAATATTGAGAATTAATATAACAGAACATACAAATGTACAATTACAGTAGCATTGTTTCTTCACTGCAGAGTTAGAATTGCTGCATCATATCATTAATATGATACAGCATCATTTCCAGTTACATAGTGAGTCCGTCTGTTGGCAGCATAGATCATATCTGTCTCGATCGCTCTTCTTTTTGCTTTGGTCGAAATGTCGCTGCAGCATATTTTGGGCCGTCAGAGCCATGAATCTGATTTGAATATTCATAGCCAATGTTCAGTTTTTTATGGTTAATAATACAATAAGTAAAATAAGTCAACTGAAACCATCACCAATTTATTGATCTTGAGGCTAATTTTTGGTAAACAAAAATGGAAGCTGCCAGAACTTTTGCTAAGTCACCAACAGCAAGGACAAGCTGAGAAAACTCAGCTGATTTTTATCTGCATAGATAGCAAGGTTTCAACCAGAGGAAATTCATATGAATGTGTAGTCAGCAGTAATAAAAAACAGAAGGTCTTTTTCAGGAAGAGGAAGtataattttgtgttgttttgtcttttgatCAAGACATATAATAGCATAAGATAATACATACAGTATCCAGTCACAGTTATATCCATGTTCCACATGAATGTagtctttatttttcaaaaacttTTATAGTCAGCAAGTATCAGCTGTTTCCGTTCAGGTTGTGTGAAGATTTTTCCAGATTTCCATTTGATTAAAAATCATGTCACGTGTTTGTTTGGCTAAATAGACTTTGATGGACGAAGTAAGAACTGAGAATTAACAGgaaaacacatacaaaaatCAGTTAGCATTGGTTCGTCACAGCAaagttagttttatttttttaacaagagTTTTTCATTTCCCCAATAAGTCATGATAACATCATCAGTCAGTTCAAGTCGCCTGCTGATTCTATCTGGTGGAAGCATAGATCACATTCGGCTCGATCTCTCTTCTTTTTGGCTTTGGTCGAACTGTCACTGCAGCATAGTTCACCTCATCAGATCCATGATTCTGTGAAagtcagtgtttatttattataattataattaataCGATATGTAATTGGCAATGTCAtgtaaaagtacatttttataTTGACTCACTGTGCTTTGGTCCAGATTCTGTTCTTCTTTATTTGCTGATCCACAAAAAACAATGTAGTGTTACTCTATTTCATAAACCAATTATACATTTGTGAAGAGTAAAGATTATAAGAGCAATTTTGTAGCTGTAAAAAGTACCCGTCTGAAGTTTCATGTTTTGAACAACCAGACCAGAGATGACCATTAAGAGGAAAACAGACAGAACACCCAGGGTGACACTCGTCAGCTTTGCTACTTCGTGAGCCtctaatataaaaataaaggtaaaaaGCGACACGGCTGAAATTGATTTTACATTCAAATGTTTCTAATCATCTGCACAATAAAAGAAATGTTAACTTACGTTGAGAGATGCAGTCCATGTCATCCTGAGGCTCATCGGTGCCTATTCAAAAATAAAGCCTTGATTTTATTAGTCCTCATTTCTATATTTATCTTAACCTATAACCACCATAGTCTATGTATACAGAGtgttgacaataattacattgcATATGTGATATAAACAAAAGAGCAATAACCGAAGAATGAGGAGGCAAAGACTTTACAATAATCTTACCTTCAACCTTTAATTGCATGACGGTTAAATTTAGACGTCCTTCTGAGAGAAATCCACAGAAATACAGCCCAGACTCAGACACATCCACTTGTTTGATTTTGAGAAAGACATCAGAGGTGTTTTGTgtcatttcacattttccatTTTGAAATTCAGCATTGTAATTAACACTTGTAGACTTTAACATAACAGCGATAGAGCTGACTGTGGTTCTGCTGACCAGTCTGAACCAGAAAGTCATAACGAAACTTTTGGAAATCTTGGTGCACTGCAGAGTGACATTTTCACCTGCCTGCACCTCTGAGGTCTGAAACTCAGAACCTGAGACAGCAATCCAGCCTGAAACAGTGGAAACAACGAGATGTTTAATTGCTTCAAAGGAACATGATGCTAAACTTGTTAGTGTAAAGTTACTAATAAGCAAATGTGTTTAAATTATTATAGGTTAAAAATGCAGTAATAGATTAACTAATGATGTCAAAGACTAATAGAGCAAACttacagaaacaagaaagagctAAAGCTGTTATCACGTTCATCATCGTGCACATGACTGCTGCCCTGCAATGTCCGCAGATGGTGTGTTCACCAGGAAGGGTGCTCTCAGTGTGATAAATGTGATAGAGGTGGGAGTTTTGTGTTGCTTTCAAAGCTAAATGCGTTTAGGTCATAGAGTCATGATACACGCGCTTAGTCTTAAAGTGTTATTTCAAGgttattttttgtctttattttaaaaaagaagaacaagagtGATGTTTCATTTCTTCTCAGCTTTAAAAACATGCATTATTAAAAAGGTGGTTGTTGTTACAATGCTGATAGTGTCAGGGTTGGCTGTTTGGCAGGCAAAGGTTGGACCCAAATGAAGGACTCAGAACATAAAGGGTTGAACAAATGGAGGGACTTTTATTGCTGTAAAGTTAGAAACTATAGCTAAACACAAAACTCTTAAACTAGAAACTAAGAACTGGAAACAAAAAGCTAGAATCCACAAGCTACGAACAAGGAGTAGCGATGGAAACAAGGGGAACAAGGAAACAGAGCAACATGAATGACACAACAATAAGCAGAGGAAaacagggaacacagctggaaatAATCAAACTAACAGGATAgtaggaagcaaaactgaacacaggaTGAGAGCCTgtcaaataaaacaggaaacacatggaGACGCAAACCAAGACACACAGGCTTGACACTTGGGAAAGAAACAGGCATGGGTGATAGACATGACGGGCTGGCGAGAACAGAGACGACAGCAAGACAACCAGATCACAAAAGGGAACAGATTAAATAACCAAGACACTAAGaactagaaaaacaaaagattaaaCTAGGAAGAACAAGCAAACTAAACAAAATATCAAATAAGAGACATAGAAACACTGACAGATAGCAACAGTCAAAGAGTCCTTCAGTCAACAGTTTTATGacaacaaaagacatgctgttatATGACAAAGTTGGGTTTCAACTTCCATTTGATTTACAATTTCATGGGCcatagtacttttttttttacgaaTACATGATCAAATAATGTCACTTACAAAGGACAGAAGGTCACTGAAAAAACTGTTCTCCATCATGGACAATCAATCACACCCACTCCACTGTGGTCTGAAACTTACAGCCCAAGACAGAAAATACAGCCTGAAGCAGTAGAAACAACAAGATGTTAGTTTGTTGGAAAGTGACTTTACAGTTACCATGCTTAACAGCTGGtacaaagttttaaaaactcaCCAGTCCTCCAATCATACCAGAGTTTTTGTCCTATCTGCTCATAAGACCTTTCTCCTGAACACACGTATTCTTCATTCTTTTGATAAATCATTAGCcactaaaaatatataatgaaCATGCTTTCCTCTCCAACATCCCACCCCCACCAACCATCTCCCTTTAAAGAGAGCCAAGCCCGCAACAGTGAAACCCAAAAACTAAACACTTAagcagacacagagaaacatggAGTGTGGTGGTCCACCATTGTGGCAGGTGTGGTCTGCAATGCTGCTGCATGTGAGATGATGCCCCTGTGCATCCCAAGTCCGGGCCTGCCAGGGCCTGccggag
It includes:
- the LOC112846520 gene encoding uncharacterized protein LOC112846520 isoform X1; the encoded protein is MCTMMNVITALALSCFFSGWIAVSGSEFQTSEVQAGENVTLQCTKISKSFVMTFWFRLVSRTTVSSIAVMLKSTSVNYNAEFQNGKCEMTQNTSDVFLKIKQVDVSESGLYFCGFLSEGRLNLTVMQLKVEGTDEPQDDMDCISQQAHEVAKLTSVTLGVLSVFLLMVISGLVVQNMKLQTANKEEQNLDQSTNHGSDEVNYAAVTVRPKPKRREIEPNVIYASTR
- the LOC112846520 gene encoding uncharacterized protein LOC112846520 isoform X2, with amino-acid sequence MCTMMNVITALALSCFCWIAVSGSEFQTSEVQAGENVTLQCTKISKSFVMTFWFRLVSRTTVSSIAVMLKSTSVNYNAEFQNGKCEMTQNTSDVFLKIKQVDVSESGLYFCGFLSEGRLNLTVMQLKVEGTDEPQDDMDCISQQAHEVAKLTSVTLGVLSVFLLMVISGLVVQNMKLQTANKEEQNLDQSTNHGSDEVNYAAVTVRPKPKRREIEPNVIYASTR